One genomic window of Candidatus Nanohalobium constans includes the following:
- a CDS encoding tRNA (cytidine(56)-2'-O)-methyltransferase, producing MINVLRLGHRAGRDDRISTHVGLTARQWGADEVVYSGEEDSNMIESQEDIIERWGGDMEIRYTEEWKKEIRDFEGLKVHLTMYGLEINEEMKEIKKEFESSDDILIIVGAEKVPRWVYTHVDYNISVGNQPHSEIAALAVFMDRLNDGEMKKDFSDADIKVDPSEDRKITEEL from the coding sequence ATGATCAATGTGTTAAGATTGGGTCATAGAGCGGGAAGAGATGACCGTATTTCAACTCATGTTGGTTTGACGGCTAGACAGTGGGGAGCCGATGAAGTAGTATACTCTGGTGAAGAAGATTCTAACATGATTGAGAGCCAAGAGGATATAATCGAACGGTGGGGTGGAGACATGGAAATCAGGTATACAGAAGAGTGGAAGAAGGAAATCCGAGATTTTGAAGGGTTGAAGGTGCACTTGACGATGTACGGTCTTGAGATCAACGAAGAGATGAAAGAAATAAAGAAAGAGTTTGAAAGTTCTGACGATATTTTGATAATTGTTGGTGCGGAGAAAGTTCCTCGCTGGGTTTACACTCATGTCGATTACAATATCTCGGTCGGTAATCAGCCTCACAGTGAGATAGCTGCTTTAGCAGTCTTCATGGACAGACTGAATGACGGAGAGATGAAGAAGGATTTCTCTGATGCAGATATCAAAGTTGATCCAAGTGAGGACAGAAAAATAACTGAAGAACTGTAA
- the rnz gene encoding ribonuclease Z, which translates to MKVWTVGTSSAVPSRNRNLPANLISFQGERVLFDCGEGTQRTLMQEKLGLMKISRVFISHWHADHFSGLLGLIQTLEMEGREEPLYIYGPPRTEEFTDRILDTGYFNRSYDIFVEDLVEGDEIVGEGYTVKPFEVEHGVNAFGFAFEEDTSVKANKEKMKELGLEESPKIGKLKNGESIEWNGETIEPEEVVEEVPGRKIVYSGDTAKCRNTIEYSESADLLIHEATCSHEMIKDRKGHTSARQAAEIAEEAGVSELVLTHISRRYQEKTGELLSEAREVFKDTEMGEDGREFDIKSHRPED; encoded by the coding sequence ATGAAAGTTTGGACTGTAGGCACTTCAAGCGCCGTACCTTCAAGAAATAGGAATTTGCCTGCTAACTTAATCAGTTTTCAGGGTGAGAGAGTTCTTTTTGATTGTGGTGAAGGCACTCAGAGGACTTTGATGCAGGAGAAACTGGGTTTGATGAAGATAAGCAGGGTTTTTATCTCCCACTGGCATGCCGACCATTTTTCCGGACTCCTAGGGCTTATACAGACCTTGGAGATGGAAGGCCGGGAGGAACCACTTTACATTTATGGTCCACCGAGGACAGAAGAGTTTACAGATAGAATACTTGACACCGGCTACTTTAACAGAAGTTACGATATTTTTGTGGAAGACCTGGTAGAAGGCGATGAGATTGTTGGAGAAGGTTACACTGTGAAGCCTTTCGAAGTTGAACACGGGGTAAATGCTTTTGGCTTTGCCTTTGAGGAAGATACAAGTGTTAAAGCCAATAAAGAGAAGATGAAGGAGCTTGGACTGGAGGAATCGCCCAAGATAGGTAAATTGAAGAATGGGGAAAGCATCGAATGGAATGGAGAAACTATTGAGCCAGAAGAAGTCGTTGAGGAAGTTCCAGGGCGTAAAATAGTTTACTCAGGAGATACAGCAAAGTGCAGAAATACTATTGAGTACTCTGAGAGTGCTGATCTGCTTATTCATGAAGCCACCTGCAGTCATGAGATGATTAAAGATAGGAAAGGCCATACTTCTGCTAGACAGGCGGCAGAAATCGCTGAAGAAGCAGGAGTGAGCGAACTGGTTTTGACACATATATCAAGGAGATACCAGGAAAAAACCGGAGAACTATTGAGCGAAGCTAGAGAAGTATTTAAGGATACTGAGATGGGAGAAGACGGCAGAGAGTTTGACATCAAATCTCATAGACCTGAAGATTAA
- a CDS encoding THUMP domain-containing protein, with protein sequence MTYTYRLAGENLELAEAELEGFLKSQRIDEKPETRNRLAEIDSEPNQLKRLALTHEITQKIGETSNLDNFTPDWTPEDSFSVKCKILEGEADNQRIEEKLGEKLSTENNEVDLENPETEIYVYVLGGNKIIGKLVQDIDRGLFNKRSNEKRPFSSPVSLDPVLARVLVNLSKTPAGGKLLDPFCGTGGILIEAGLCGIQPLGTDTKKEMVKGTKENLEKYGIISHEISQKDAEKSLSKFGNVDAIVTDLPYGKASKVEGEIEEKFLDLIKDFDGKTVFMYDKPNLGDMKAEFEIYVHKNLTRYIYSLR encoded by the coding sequence ATGACCTACACCTACAGACTGGCAGGAGAAAACCTTGAACTAGCGGAGGCAGAGCTAGAAGGCTTCCTGAAAAGCCAAAGAATAGATGAGAAACCAGAGACAAGAAACAGACTGGCTGAAATAGACTCAGAACCAAACCAATTGAAAAGACTGGCACTGACACACGAAATAACCCAGAAAATAGGTGAAACCAGTAATTTAGATAACTTCACTCCTGATTGGACCCCAGAAGACAGTTTTTCTGTCAAATGCAAGATACTGGAAGGAGAAGCAGACAACCAAAGAATAGAGGAAAAACTGGGAGAAAAACTAAGCACAGAAAATAATGAAGTAGACCTAGAAAATCCAGAGACTGAGATATATGTCTATGTTCTAGGAGGGAATAAGATAATCGGAAAACTGGTCCAAGACATCGACAGAGGATTATTCAACAAGAGGAGCAACGAAAAACGACCCTTCTCATCCCCCGTCTCCCTAGACCCCGTACTAGCAAGAGTACTGGTAAACCTGTCCAAAACACCGGCAGGAGGAAAACTGCTAGACCCATTCTGCGGCACAGGAGGAATACTCATCGAAGCAGGACTCTGCGGAATACAACCACTCGGCACCGACACCAAAAAAGAAATGGTAAAAGGAACCAAAGAAAACCTGGAAAAATACGGCATAATAAGTCATGAAATCAGCCAAAAAGATGCAGAAAAATCACTGTCAAAGTTCGGAAATGTAGATGCAATAGTAACCGATCTACCCTACGGAAAAGCCTCCAAAGTAGAAGGTGAAATAGAAGAAAAATTCCTGGACCTAATCAAAGACTTTGATGGTAAAACAGTCTTTATGTACGACAAACCGAACCTAGGAGACATGAAAGCCGAATTTGAAATCTATGTCCACAAAAATTTGACTAGGTATATCTATAGCCTTAGATGA
- a CDS encoding lysylphosphatidylglycerol synthase transmembrane domain-containing protein has translation MATRKVLKKLKKHKDNKYLWFLISTGILAGLIYFSDPEKFLQSIRSADPLLLIPALGFGLAMFPAWSYVWYRVFQKSEIHMPYRKAVRIFMAGNFMNAITPLGQAGGEPLMAYLVEQNTDASYERALSSIFSADIMNGMPPITFILGGTGYLLLFGSLNTFIIQTVYMVLLVTAVGSIIAYLLWFESGTIEGSILKITRKISQKTGKGKELVKTLEEKLEKIEESFKAIGSDPKYLLKTSIISHAGWLMQVFNFVILMHALGYNPDFTPVYFVVVISGLANWSPTPGGSGTYEAAMATLVTIFFPQINFATGLTIGILFRLSTYWPGLILGWFALNSLNGEVEKK, from the coding sequence ATGGCTACTAGAAAAGTATTGAAAAAGTTAAAGAAGCATAAAGACAACAAATATCTCTGGTTTCTGATTTCTACAGGCATACTAGCAGGTTTAATCTATTTTTCAGACCCTGAGAAATTTCTGCAGTCCATAAGATCCGCAGACCCTCTGCTGCTGATTCCAGCACTGGGTTTCGGCCTAGCCATGTTCCCAGCCTGGAGCTACGTCTGGTACCGAGTATTCCAAAAATCGGAGATACACATGCCCTACAGGAAGGCAGTCCGTATATTCATGGCAGGAAACTTCATGAACGCCATAACACCTCTCGGACAGGCAGGCGGCGAACCCCTGATGGCATACCTAGTCGAACAAAATACAGATGCCAGCTACGAAAGAGCACTTTCCAGCATCTTCTCAGCAGACATAATGAACGGAATGCCGCCAATAACATTTATACTAGGAGGTACGGGCTACCTACTGCTATTCGGATCCCTAAACACCTTCATAATCCAGACAGTATACATGGTCCTGCTCGTAACTGCAGTAGGCAGCATAATAGCATACCTGCTATGGTTCGAATCAGGTACAATAGAAGGAAGTATACTCAAAATAACCCGGAAAATATCCCAGAAAACAGGAAAAGGCAAAGAACTAGTCAAAACACTTGAAGAAAAACTAGAAAAAATAGAAGAAAGCTTCAAAGCCATAGGATCAGACCCAAAATACCTTCTCAAAACATCAATAATCTCACACGCCGGATGGCTGATGCAAGTATTCAACTTCGTAATACTGATGCACGCCCTAGGCTACAACCCGGACTTCACACCAGTATACTTCGTAGTAGTTATCTCAGGTCTCGCAAACTGGAGTCCAACACCAGGAGGAAGCGGGACATACGAAGCAGCAATGGCAACACTAGTAACAATATTCTTCCCACAAATAAACTTCGCAACAGGTCTAACCATAGGAATACTATTCAGACTATCAACCTACTGGCCTGGACTAATCCTAGGATGGTTCGCACTTAACAGTCTCAACGGAGAAGTAGAGAAAAAATGA
- a CDS encoding ribonuclease P protein component 4: MGSQRIAEERIRILFNQAEEKFDSEPELSDRYMEIAQRIGERTQTSIPGNLKKHFCSSCGSYWRHGDNCEVRINSENQLIEYKCLKCGEKQKHGY, translated from the coding sequence GTGGGCAGTCAGAGAATTGCAGAGGAACGGATTAGAATCCTGTTCAACCAGGCGGAAGAGAAGTTTGACTCAGAGCCTGAGCTATCCGACAGATACATGGAGATTGCTCAGAGGATCGGTGAGAGAACACAGACCTCAATACCCGGAAACCTGAAGAAGCATTTCTGCAGCAGCTGCGGCAGTTACTGGAGGCACGGAGACAACTGCGAAGTACGGATTAACTCCGAAAACCAGCTTATAGAGTACAAATGCCTAAAATGCGGTGAAAAGCAGAAACATGGCTACTAG
- a CDS encoding glycosyltransferase family 4 protein, translating to MRVSHYFEWEETITGGQKQSVKNQRKILKQNDVQYTTEPDLSADILHLNNMGPRSTYLARKARNKDIKVVVHAHQTAEDFKNSFKFSNVISKPLKPYLKYAYSLADHIICPSGYNREVMDNYTDASKTVISNGFDPEKLEGFEDLRGEYLEKYDLKPPVVFNVGHVIKRKGLETFIETAREMPETDFVWFGFLNPTGGEGFTDELLKSRDTKKLVENSPDNCQFTGYVDDVRGAFAAGDIFFFPSKNENEGMALLEAMSCSKPLVVRDISVYKWLEDGENCLKAENDFTSQIEKLKDEGLRSKIGSNAEDRSREFELDSVGDDLVSLYKELV from the coding sequence GTGAGGGTCAGCCACTACTTTGAATGGGAGGAAACTATAACCGGCGGTCAAAAGCAGTCGGTGAAGAACCAGAGAAAGATTCTGAAGCAAAATGATGTACAGTATACTACTGAGCCGGATCTCTCCGCGGATATCCTCCATCTCAACAACATGGGTCCCAGATCGACTTATCTGGCAAGGAAAGCTAGGAATAAAGATATCAAAGTGGTTGTCCATGCACATCAGACGGCTGAAGACTTTAAGAACAGCTTTAAATTCTCTAACGTCATATCCAAACCTTTGAAGCCTTATCTCAAGTATGCTTACTCCTTGGCTGATCATATTATCTGTCCTTCAGGATACAACCGTGAGGTAATGGATAACTATACTGATGCCTCTAAAACTGTGATCAGCAACGGATTTGATCCGGAGAAACTAGAGGGATTTGAAGATCTAAGAGGAGAATACCTTGAAAAATACGATTTGAAGCCTCCTGTGGTCTTCAATGTTGGTCATGTTATCAAGAGGAAGGGCTTAGAAACCTTCATCGAGACTGCCAGAGAGATGCCTGAAACGGACTTCGTGTGGTTCGGTTTTCTGAACCCGACTGGAGGAGAAGGCTTCACTGATGAGTTGCTCAAAAGCAGAGATACCAAGAAATTGGTGGAGAACTCTCCGGACAACTGCCAGTTCACAGGTTATGTAGATGATGTCAGAGGTGCTTTCGCTGCTGGAGACATATTTTTCTTCCCATCCAAAAATGAGAATGAGGGGATGGCTTTGTTGGAGGCAATGAGCTGTAGTAAACCGCTAGTGGTTCGTGATATCTCAGTCTATAAATGGTTAGAGGATGGTGAAAACTGTTTAAAGGCTGAAAACGACTTTACTTCCCAAATTGAGAAATTAAAGGATGAAGGTTTAAGGAGTAAAATAGGGAGCAATGCTGAGGACAGGAGCCGTGAGTTTGAGCTTGATTCTGTTGGAGATGATTTGGTTTCTCTTTACAAGGAGCTAGTTTGA
- a CDS encoding glycosyltransferase, translating into MRIGFFSDSYFPEIDGVTYTLDSWKERLEERGHEVYIIYPESESYDSGRREIPVRSVTNPFYEGYNIPLPLFQDLPDLDVVHCHSPAPVGWLGRLYSMRNNVPSVYTHHTPIEEYFVQAVKLESLANLMKKVYVPLEEKFLSTFDKVITNTEKGRRNVSSVKIDAGIDMRFFQESNTDTREEEVIGYSGRISNEKNLEEVVEMSQEIDAKLVVVGEGPAREEIEAEAPEDTVFKDFLPRKKLPHHYSKLDVFITASTGDTLGLSPLEANACGTPVVAPDVHPFDKTIEPGNGLKYEKGNIQDFREKVRTALNQKWQTRKAVQKYSLKASIDQIEKIYENLDGKKQ; encoded by the coding sequence ATGAGGATCGGTTTTTTCTCCGACAGTTATTTTCCGGAGATTGACGGAGTTACATATACTCTGGATAGTTGGAAGGAAAGGTTAGAGGAGAGAGGTCACGAAGTTTACATAATATATCCGGAATCTGAGAGCTATGATTCAGGCAGGAGAGAGATTCCTGTGCGTTCAGTAACTAATCCGTTCTATGAGGGCTATAATATTCCTTTACCTTTGTTCCAGGATTTGCCAGATCTTGATGTTGTTCACTGTCACAGCCCTGCTCCAGTAGGTTGGTTAGGCAGACTTTACAGCATGAGAAATAATGTTCCATCGGTTTATACGCATCATACGCCGATAGAAGAATACTTTGTCCAGGCAGTCAAGCTTGAAAGCCTTGCCAACCTCATGAAGAAAGTTTATGTCCCCTTAGAGGAAAAATTTCTCTCAACATTTGATAAGGTCATAACTAATACAGAGAAAGGCAGAAGAAATGTCTCATCAGTAAAAATAGATGCAGGGATTGATATGCGGTTTTTCCAAGAATCTAACACCGATACTAGGGAAGAGGAGGTTATTGGGTACAGCGGCAGGATAAGCAATGAGAAAAACCTGGAAGAAGTTGTGGAGATGAGTCAAGAAATCGATGCAAAACTCGTTGTGGTAGGTGAAGGACCTGCCAGGGAGGAAATTGAAGCTGAAGCACCTGAAGACACCGTTTTCAAGGACTTTTTGCCTAGGAAAAAACTTCCACATCATTATTCAAAACTTGATGTATTCATCACTGCCTCAACAGGAGACACACTAGGTTTATCTCCCTTAGAAGCCAATGCCTGCGGAACACCGGTAGTAGCTCCGGACGTACACCCATTTGACAAAACCATCGAACCTGGAAACGGTCTTAAATACGAAAAAGGCAATATACAGGACTTCAGGGAAAAGGTAAGAACTGCATTGAACCAAAAATGGCAGACAAGGAAGGCGGTCCAAAAATACTCGTTAAAGGCTAGCATAGATCAAATAGAAAAAATATACGAAAACTTAGACGGTAAAAAACAATGA